CGGCTTCCGCTTCGGCGCGACAGTCGATGACAAGGACAGCACGGCGATGATCGTCGGCTTCTCCCAAGGCGGACTCGGCTTGCCCGAGCGAGAGTTCTATTTCCGCACCGACCCGAAGTCCGTCGACATCCGCCAGGCCTACGAAGCGCACGTGGCGCGCATGTTCGTGCTCGCGGGCGAGCAGCCCGAGAAGGCTCTCGCCGCGGCCGACACCGTCCTCGCCTTCGAGACCAAGCTCGCCGGCGCCTCGCGCAAGCTCGTCGACCTGCGCGACCCCGAGAAAAACTACAACAAGTTCAAGCTGACCGAACTCGACGGCGCCGTCCCCGGCTTCGACTGGAAAGGATTCTTCGCCGCCGCGCAGCTCCCCGCCAGCGAGCAAACCGTGCTCATCGGCCAGCCGGAATTCTTCACCGCGTTCGCCGAGCTGACGAAATCCGAGCCGCTCGACACGTGGAAGCTCTACCTGCGGTGGTCGCTGCTCCACGATTCCGCCAACTACCTCGGCCACGCCTTCGTCGACGAGACCTTCGCCTTCTACGGCAAGAAGCTCACCGGCCGCACCGAACTGCGTCCGCGCTGGAAGCGCGTCCTCGCCGCCGCCGACGGAGCCATCGGCTTCGACCTCGGCCAGCTCTACGTGAAGCGCGCCTTCAGCCCCGAAGCCAAGGCCCGCGCGCTCGAAATGGTGAAGTTCCACCTCCAGGCCATGCGCAACCGCATCGCCGCCTCGACTTGGATGAGCGACGCCACGAAGCAGGCCGCCTACAAGAAGATCGAGACGATGCGCAGCAAGATCGGCTACCCCGACGTCTGGAAGGACTACAGCGAGCTCACGATCACGCGCGATTCCTACCTCGCCAACATGATCGCTGCCTCGGCGTTCAACTACCGCCGCAACATGGAAAAGCTCGGCAAGCCGGTCGACCGCAACGAGTGGTTCATGACCCCGCAGACGAACAACGCCTACTATTCGCCGCAGCTGAATGAAATGTGCTTCCCCGCCGGCATCCTGCAGCCGCCGTTCTTCGACGAGAAAGCCGACGACGCGGCGAACTACGGCGCGCTCGCCTCCACCATCGGCCACGAACTCACTCACGGCTTCGACGACGAGGGGCGGCAATACGACCACGAAGGCAACCTGAAGGGCTGGTGGAACGACGACGACGTGAAGCGTTTCGAGAAACTCGCCGACAACATCGTCGCGCAATACGACGCCTTCGAACCGCTCCCCGGCCTGCACATCGAAGGCAGACAAACGCTCGGCGAAAACATCGCCGACGTCGGCGGCCTGCGCATTTCCTACGAGGCGTTCAAGCTCGCCACGGCGAACAAGCGCCTCGCTCCGATCGACGGGTTCACGCCCGACCAGCGCTTCTTCATCGCCTTCGCCCAAGGCTGGCGCACCAACCAGCGTCCCGAAGACGTCCGCACTCGCATCCAGTCCGACGTGCACAGCCCGATCAAGTGGCGCGTGCTCGGCCCGGTCGCGAACTTCCCAGAGTTCTACGACGCCTTCGGCCAGCCGCGCCCGGCGAATTTGCTGCCGGAAGTCTGGTGAGACGCGCGCGACACGTCCGCACCGCCTCGTAGAGCCTTTTCTGTAGCCGGGCTCGCTGAGCCCGGTCGGTGCTTCCTCCCTCGGGAAAGTTCCTTTCCGGGGTCGGCGACCCCGGCTACATTATTTTTGAAAGTGCTCTAGCGGGGACACCAGCGACCAGACATGGCTTGTGGTAGGGCGGGACCGCTGGGCCCGCCGCGTGGTCGGCATCACGTTCCCGGCGGGCCCAGCGGTCCCGCCCTACCTCACGGCAACGAGGCCGCGAAATCGCGCAGCGCGTTCCAGTAGCGCTCGCCGGCGATCGCGACGAAGTCGTTGTGCTGCGCGCCTTCGATCCAGAGATGCGACTTCTTGCCGGGCGCCGCAGCGTGGAGCTTTTCGCCGTGCTTGAACGGGATCACCTCATCCGCCGTGCCGTGCACCACGAGCACGGGGCATTTCACGCGCGGGAGCTTGCGGAGATTTTCGAATTGGTCGAACGGCAGCAGACGCACGCGCGTCATCACGCGATACACACTCATGAACGCCGACTGGAGCACGAGCCCCGCGACCGGTTCGCGCGCCGCGAGATCGGTGGCCGGACCGCCGCCGAGTGAGCGACCGACCAGAATCACACGTGAGAGCGGCACCTTCAGCGTGTCCTGCAGGTAGCGCGCCGCAGCCGCGTTCGCCGCGTAGATCGCCTCTTCGTTCGGCCGGCCGGTGCTGACGCCGTAGCCGGGATAGTCGTAGGCGAACACCGCGTAGCCGCGCGCATGCATTTCGCGCAGGAACGGCTCGAGCGCGCCGAGATCCTCGGCGTTGCCGTGGAAGAACCACAGCGTGTGCTTCGCCGCCGGATTCGGCAGATACACCGCCGCGACTGAGCCGCCATCGGGCGTCGGAATGCGGATGACGTTTTCCGGTTCCTTGCGCAAGGCGTAGTCCGGAAAATAGAGCATCCCGTCGACGATCCCCGCCGCCAACGCCGTGAGCGCGACGTAAAGCACGAGTCCCGCGACGACGAGCCAGCCTCCCATTCTCCAATAGTCGTGCGGCGCCATGCGATCCGGATTCGTCCCCGAATAGTGGCGCATGACTCTCAGTGTCCGCCGAGCGTATCGCGCACCGCATCCGCGACGCGATCCCGCGGCACTTCGCGCTCGGAGCGGTCGGTCAGGTCGCGGATTTTCACGACGCCCTTGGCGAGTTCGTCGCCGCCATAGATCAGCGCGAGCTTCGCGCCGGATTCGGCGGCGGCCTTGAACTGTCTGCCGAAGGCCACGTCCTTGAGCGGATATTCGACGCGCCAACCGGCCGCGCGCAGCGCACGGATGTCGGCGAACGCCGCGGCGCGCTCGGCCTCGCCGCCGATGACGGCGTAGGCGTCGGGCGCGTTGACGAACGTCGGCGCGAGGCCGCGTTGCTCGAGGAGAATGCCAGTGGTGACGTCGCCGATGGCGAAGCCGACGGCGGGCAGATCCGCGTAACCGAGCTTCTTGACGAGATCGTTGTAGCGGCCGCCGCCGGCGAGCGCGCGAAGGTCGCCCTTGCGGTCGAACGCCTCGAACACGAAGCCGGTGTAGTAAGCGAGGCCGCGCACGACGGCGAGGTCGACGCTGACAAAGTCACTCAGGCCCATCGCGGCGAGGCCGCCGAGCACCTTGCGCCAATCGGCGAGGCGGGTGTTGAGTTTTTCCGAGGCGAACGGCGCCAGCGCGGCTTCGAGATCGGCGAGCGTTTTGATCTGAAGGAACGCGAGCACGCGCTGCTTCTTCTCATCGTCGAGCGCGCCGTGCGCCTCGACGTAACCCTTGAAAGCATCGTCACCCATCTTCTCGTAGCGATCGATCGCACCGAGGATGCCGCGCGATTGCGCGTCGTTGAAACCGAGCGCCTCGAGATAGAAAAACCACAGGTCGCGGTCGCTCAGGCGGACATAGAAATCGTCCTTGGTCAGGCCGAAGCCCGTCATGCACTGAATGAGCAGTGCGATGAGTTCGATCTCCGCTTCCGGACCGGCTTCGCCGAAGATGTCGGCGTTGAACTGGTTGAAGGCGCGGAGGCGGCCCTTTTGCGCGCGTTCGTAACGATAAAATTCCGCGATGCTGAACCACTTGATCGGGCGCTTCAGCGCGCCGGCCTTGGCGCCGACCATGCGGCACACGGTGGGCGTCATCTCCGGGCGCAACGAGACCTCGCGCTCGCCTTTGTCCGTGAAGGAGAAAAGTTGGCCCTCGATCTCGTCGCCCGACTTCGTCGTGTAGAGCTCGAGCGGCTCCAGGACGGGCGCGTCGTATTCCTGAAAGCCGTAGCTGGTGGCGGCTTGGCGCCAGACGCGGAAGATGTGCTGACGCCGGGAGAAGTCTTCCGGATAAAATTCGCGGAAGCCGGGAAGGGACTGAAATCCTGCCATGAAGCGGTTGCGGAGGACGGGCGGACGATCAGGTCGTCTCGTCGTCTTCGCCATCGTCGGCCGAGGCCGGCGCAGGCGGGTTGGCTTTGAGCTGCTCGAGGTTGAGCGCCTTGATCTTCTGCTTCAAAATCTTGCCGCTCTTGAACTTCACGACGGCGCGCTCGGGAATCACGACTTCCGTCTCCGGTTTGTTCGGATTGCGGCCGACGCGGGCTTTGCGCACTTGGACTTCGAGGACGCCGAAGTTGCGCAGCTCGACATTTCGGCCGGCAGCAAGGGCTTCCATAACGATGTCGAGGGTCATCTGGACCGTGTCTTGGATTTGCTTCTGCGGAAACCCAGTCTTCTCGTAGATCTCCAGGACGATTTCGCGTTTGGTGAGGTTGGTCGACATGGCGTGGCGGGGTTGAGGTTTGACGGCACAAACAATTCATGAGCGCGTGCTTGCGTCAACGGCAAACCCGCGTAAGGCGTTACCCCTAATTCCGATGCCCGATCCGAACGCAGTTCGTTCCATGTTCTCCCGTATCGCGGGGCGCTACGACGTCGCGAATCACCTGTTGAGCGGCGGCGTGGACTTCTGGTGGCGCCGCGTGCTCGTGCGGCGTGTGCACGACGCCGCACCGCGCGACGTCCTCGATCTCGCAACTGGCAGCGGCGACGTGGCTTTCGCACTCGCCGATGGCCTGCCGCCGAGCGCGCGGATCGTCGGCATGGATTTCTGCCAGCCGATGCTCGATGAAGCCGTGAAGAAGCGCGCCGCGAGCCCGCGCTGGCAACCGGTCGATTTTCGCCAGGGCGACGGCATGGCGCTGCCGCTCGGCGATGCGCTGTTCGACGCGCTCACGATTTCCTTCGGCCTGCGTAACATGGCGGATCGCCACAAGTCGCTGACGGAGATGCGACGCGTGCTGCGGCCAGGCGGACGGCTGTTCGTGTTGGAATTCTCGCAACCGTTCGCGTGGTTCCGGCCGATCTACTACACCTATCTCAAATACGTGCTGCCCTCGATCGCGGCCGTCGTCACCGGCGATCGCGGTGCCTACGAATACCTCTGCGGGTCCATCGAACAATTTCCGAACCGCGAAGCGATGAGCGCGGAGATCCTCCGCGCCGGTTTCAAGAGCGTCCGCGCGACGCCGCTGACATTCGGTATCGTCGCGCTGCACGAAGCGCAGGCGTAAGCGCGTAACGCGCGGGTGCTGTAGGAGCCTGCTTGCAGGCGACCAAGCGTCGCGATCATCGGAGGTCGCCTGCGAGCAGGCTCCTACATGATCCCAATCCGTCACATGATCCTGATCCGTCGCGATGCCGCGGCAATCAGCCGCTCGCTGCGGCTCAGTTAAACGACTTCCCGCAACCGCACGTGCTCTGCGCGTTCGGGTTCTTGATCTCGAATCCCTTG
This region of Opitutia bacterium genomic DNA includes:
- a CDS encoding M13 family metallopeptidase — its product is MPSLLRPLLLSALGAAATLAASPITAVDRGYMDLAVNPAKDFYDYANGSFNKVPIPGEYSAYGVNQEIDERNFAIVKEILETSAKTSGPKGSIAQRVGDFYAAGMDEAAIEAAGLQPLAPYFAQIDALEKPADIVPLLGKFYVQGTDCGFRFGATVDDKDSTAMIVGFSQGGLGLPEREFYFRTDPKSVDIRQAYEAHVARMFVLAGEQPEKALAAADTVLAFETKLAGASRKLVDLRDPEKNYNKFKLTELDGAVPGFDWKGFFAAAQLPASEQTVLIGQPEFFTAFAELTKSEPLDTWKLYLRWSLLHDSANYLGHAFVDETFAFYGKKLTGRTELRPRWKRVLAAADGAIGFDLGQLYVKRAFSPEAKARALEMVKFHLQAMRNRIAASTWMSDATKQAAYKKIETMRSKIGYPDVWKDYSELTITRDSYLANMIAASAFNYRRNMEKLGKPVDRNEWFMTPQTNNAYYSPQLNEMCFPAGILQPPFFDEKADDAANYGALASTIGHELTHGFDDEGRQYDHEGNLKGWWNDDDVKRFEKLADNIVAQYDAFEPLPGLHIEGRQTLGENIADVGGLRISYEAFKLATANKRLAPIDGFTPDQRFFIAFAQGWRTNQRPEDVRTRIQSDVHSPIKWRVLGPVANFPEFYDAFGQPRPANLLPEVW
- a CDS encoding alpha/beta hydrolase, with the protein product MAPHDYWRMGGWLVVAGLVLYVALTALAAGIVDGMLYFPDYALRKEPENVIRIPTPDGGSVAAVYLPNPAAKHTLWFFHGNAEDLGALEPFLREMHARGYAVFAYDYPGYGVSTGRPNEEAIYAANAAAARYLQDTLKVPLSRVILVGRSLGGGPATDLAAREPVAGLVLQSAFMSVYRVMTRVRLLPFDQFENLRKLPRVKCPVLVVHGTADEVIPFKHGEKLHAAAPGKKSHLWIEGAQHNDFVAIAGERYWNALRDFAASLP
- a CDS encoding histidine--tRNA ligase, giving the protein MAGFQSLPGFREFYPEDFSRRQHIFRVWRQAATSYGFQEYDAPVLEPLELYTTKSGDEIEGQLFSFTDKGEREVSLRPEMTPTVCRMVGAKAGALKRPIKWFSIAEFYRYERAQKGRLRAFNQFNADIFGEAGPEAEIELIALLIQCMTGFGLTKDDFYVRLSDRDLWFFYLEALGFNDAQSRGILGAIDRYEKMGDDAFKGYVEAHGALDDEKKQRVLAFLQIKTLADLEAALAPFASEKLNTRLADWRKVLGGLAAMGLSDFVSVDLAVVRGLAYYTGFVFEAFDRKGDLRALAGGGRYNDLVKKLGYADLPAVGFAIGDVTTGILLEQRGLAPTFVNAPDAYAVIGGEAERAAAFADIRALRAAGWRVEYPLKDVAFGRQFKAAAESGAKLALIYGGDELAKGVVKIRDLTDRSEREVPRDRVADAVRDTLGGH
- a CDS encoding integration host factor subunit beta; its protein translation is MSTNLTKREIVLEIYEKTGFPQKQIQDTVQMTLDIVMEALAAGRNVELRNFGVLEVQVRKARVGRNPNKPETEVVIPERAVVKFKSGKILKQKIKALNLEQLKANPPAPASADDGEDDETT
- the ubiE gene encoding bifunctional demethylmenaquinone methyltransferase/2-methoxy-6-polyprenyl-1,4-benzoquinol methylase UbiE → MPDPNAVRSMFSRIAGRYDVANHLLSGGVDFWWRRVLVRRVHDAAPRDVLDLATGSGDVAFALADGLPPSARIVGMDFCQPMLDEAVKKRAASPRWQPVDFRQGDGMALPLGDALFDALTISFGLRNMADRHKSLTEMRRVLRPGGRLFVLEFSQPFAWFRPIYYTYLKYVLPSIAAVVTGDRGAYEYLCGSIEQFPNREAMSAEILRAGFKSVRATPLTFGIVALHEAQA